The DNA segment ACTTTCACGTTTGCGTGCCCGACCCCTCTGTCTCTTCGACAACCGATGAGGATTGCACGAGAATTGAACGACTCGAGGAATCCAGAGAGTTGTAGTTCCTTGTCGACGGCGACCCTACTCCGCAGTCACGGCAAGGACAAATGCTAACGAGTTCAAGAACGCccacagaaagaaaaaacgaggcgaaggaggagagcggcgcagcagcagcgcgggcaAGGGAAAGACCATCAGATTCTCGATACGTATTGCTAAGAGGCTGTTCGAtcatgcacacacgccagcacacaccggcgcgcacacacaaacgagtgcgtgtgcgagggcGTGTGCTGGCGAGTGCGTTCGGTTGAATAGAACAAATAGGGTATCATCATGCTTTGCCGTCCGGCCGCTGCTCCCGCAAACCCATTCAGCTTGAAGAGCaacggcacgcacacacacacacacacacatggtCTTGTCGTGACGCTGTTGGGAATGCGAGCTTGTCTTCCGGCAGTTGCCGCGTAGGTGAATGGGCGCTGAAGGTAAGAACAAAGGCACGGGGAATagccgtgcgtgtgtgtgtgtgggtgggtggttTGGGTGCGAGGGGAGGACGAAGGAGCGTGATAGCTACACAAAAGGGTGACACGGTTGGTACCAAAGTGAGACCGCCGTGCGCTACTTCACATATCGTGTTCTCTAGAAGCTCCGCTGAGGGAGATGGGCAAGCTCCACTGCTGGTGAACAGCAGTGCTGCACACGGAATGCACGTTCGGGGGCGGTGACCGTCTTCATGGTGTCACGCAGCAACATGGACCGGTAGAGTAGGCGATTCAGCAgtctgtgcagcagctgaaacAAACAAATCGCGCTCGAGGGCGACTTTTTGATGCTGCTACGTAGATGCTTCTTGTAGACTCAGCAAACGCaaaccacacacacggatACCAACACAtaaacacacgcgcagggaCTCGCTCAAGGccagagagagcgagagcgacgcaGTTGGACAGGGCGACAGATGTGACTACCCTCCTACATGGATATTTTTCGTTTGTCTGTCGCGCCACGtaaagagaaggaaagagcgGCCGTAGCATTATGAGGAAGTGGACGTGCTCACAcaggtggagagggagggagtgaaGCAGTGGGAGAACGGAAAATAAAATAAAAAACACACAGATTTTCTTCTTCTGTGTTCGGATGTTGTTTGTGCTGCCTTCTTTacaacaaaaacgaaaacaaaaacacgGGAGAGACGTCCgtgtgagggaggagaggaaggagtACACGTGCACTCCCCACTCTCTCACAAACGGAGACCAAAaaccaacaacaaaaaaaacaacCCAAAGaatgcgaggcggcggcaaacGACAACACAAATGGTGacaccaacaacaacaaaatgATGCATTGCAACGCGTGTCTGCGCGTAGTGCTCCGCCGTACCTGAGAGATCCCTAAAGCTGcaaacacacgcatgcacacacacacacacacatacacacaacgTACATGGATCGCATCCTAACGGTGCACCGTACACACATCACGGCGCGTGCGCTATCCTGTCTAGTCTGAGCTGCCCTTGATGCCGgctccactgctgctccCGTTACGAATATACGCAGAGAGGGCGTCAAGAAAGTCGTTCAGgccagcggcgcgcatgcacaggTGATGCACATGCGAGGGCGTTATCAAGAAGTTGTACGAGGCTCTCTGTCGAGCTTCAGGCGCCTGCGAagacgcctcctcctccaaggCTGCGATGCACGAACGCACCTGGGCCGCTTGCTTTCTGGAGAGTTGATGGATAACCTTCTTCTTGGCATTGGCATCCGCCGCCGATGCGGAGAGCCCCTGACGAAGCCACTGCAGACGACATGCGTCGTCCTCTGTGTCCTTCGAAGCGCGTGCGACAGCCGGTTGCAGCTCGGCGCGACAGCGTTCATTCACCTCTAGCAACCCATCGTGAACTTTCTGCGGTAGAGTGGCGGCAGAGGCTTCCATGCGACCATAGCTGTAGCCCGTCGTCGGTTTCTGTGGGGTCGCCTCCCCGGTGGCAGTCAGAGTACCTGGTACCTCGCCGCACTCGGAGCCGAAGAAGAGCCCGCAAAGACGGATCAGATCGTCCAGCTCGATGTAGTCAAATCGGAGATGCGTCGTGAGACGCCCTGGTCGAAGCAGTGCGGGGTCGAGGCGCTCCGGGTGATCCGCTATCATGACCACAATCCGATCCGAGTCTTCCACTGCGCCGTCCAGAATATTCAACAAGGAGGAGAGGCTGAGCCTGTCCCCACCAGTTTCTTGGCACAGAAGCGACTTTCTAGAACCAACCGCGTCTGGCAccgacgtcggcggcggcgcccgtTCGGCTGTTCGGGTAACCACCTTCACTGTCTCCTGCACACTCGCTTGGGAGATGCAGTCCTGCGAAGCTGGCTTCGCAGCGACGAGCGCCTTGGATCCGCCGCTCTCCGTGGTCGCCTGCTGCGAGCTTAAGGTCGTCAGCCCGTGGGGCCGGCGTACGCGCACCACGTGCTCGCTTGCACGCGCCCGCACAAGGTCGTCGTTGGTGTTGACGTCCTCGATGAGGAAGATGACCTTCttgctgctcagcagcgcccACTCCTCCGTGCTGCTCGTCAGCACAGACTCAAAGTAAAACATTTTGAAGAGATGGTCGCCTCGC comes from the Leishmania infantum JPCM5 genome chromosome 36 genome and includes:
- a CDS encoding a44l protein-like protein, which produces MLSPPLAGVPSAALRSSLEGSRLLALWRVFEGHVDALAAALYGLSRYSPFPFEVTVVVIVFGCIAIRQVVRWYSSDVPTKHAYVYWKLHDPIESAYYTPYLPSNHMCTALLLYMARKLWQEKPLTAAELRNKSFMINLLSLYSKPSEAELYGDVEGPMFLFREKLMVPVKLPMYPFWTSTHQDGVEVCAWISMPRTKNTDSAARRSVFLRVRKDGSPGGGAAADAVLRRFVEDALKFYFVNGYVDTEHCDLRMYCPTVTARHVMVKSVPLPLGPTLDTVFFPQREHVKSLLARFAEKTGRYAIEGFPHKLGFLLYGPRGTGKRSLVRALAYHTHRHIVRIPLSSFTRGDHLFKMFYFESVLTSSTEEWALLSSKKVIFLIEDVNTNDDLVRARASEHVVRVRRPHGLTTLSSQQATTESGGSKALVAAKPASQDCISQASVQETVKVVTRTAERAPPPTSVPDAVGSRKSLLCQETGGDRLSLSSLLNILDGAVEDSDRIVVMIADHPERLDPALLRPGRLTTHLRFDYIELDDLIRLCGLFFGSECGEVPGTLTATGEATPQKPTTGYSYGRMEASAATLPQKVHDGLLEVNERCRAELQPAVARASKDTEDDACRLQWLRQGLSASAADANAKKKVIHQLSRKQAAQVRSCIAALEEEASSQAPEARQRASYNFLITPSHVHHLCMRAAGLNDFLDALSAYIRNGSSSGAGIKGSSD